The Arvicola amphibius chromosome 4, mArvAmp1.2, whole genome shotgun sequence genome includes the window agtgctgggattaaaggcgtgcgccaccaccgcccggctacacaaAGAGTCTTGATACTGCATGTTATTATGTTCACTTTGAAgtatttgaatgctgagaaaggagcaaaagctgctaaaagatatttgtttatatatgctGCTGAATAATTAATCCAAgacaggtatttttaaaataccttgacttcaaatttgAAGTAAAAATGTAGgatactttggagaagaggatttggttttatttccacaggaagtgagaagctgtgaatttattctgagttaagaaaaaccaggtttgatcaaagaagagcctttgagaaatctctggtaggagcagatggccaaatatctgagttctacatccataacagattcaagactgctgcctgagatgatcgaGCCTCATAGGaaactccagtcaggacttggccatagtctaattttttttagttccacATAAGTTTACCAGCACCCCTGATCAGCAGGAAGTAttctggaaaactatgcccacaatCCTAAAAATGGActgtggatattttcctttgtttagaatgttgattacaagttgttatggataattgtcaggagaaaagctaaagaaaggatattagattcagagttcttgttttttttttaaaaaaaaagtgtggggggTGGGAAGTGCTGTGTGACAGTGGTCTGTACCgtgtcagttatattttaaataaatgctgattagaCAGGAGCTAGGCAGCAAGTACAGTTGGGGtgaacaggcaggaagtagaggcggggcaatgagaattctagaaagaggGAAGTTCAGTCTGGAGTCGTGACcaagcctcagaggaagcaagatgtgactgcctcactaaaaatggtaccaagccaggtggctaactcagacaagaattatgggctaatgtaactTATGAGAATAGTTAATAAGAGGCGTAAACTAATcagccagtcagtttataattaatgtagacctctgtgtgtgtttctttggaactgaatgactgcaggactggtttggacagaaacctctgtcaacagaatagCACTTGGTCAACAAACATGTgcacagaaattatatatatatatatatatatatatatatatatatatatatatatatatgcatgctatCCTCAagtaaataaaaggcaaaatattaaacaaaaaatctaaaactggttaaaaatgaagaaaaacaaaaataaatgttgaagatgctaaaataattttcattgacacattatgtgtgtttgtgtgtgtgtctgtgtgtaatcaAGTTGCAAAAAAAAGAAGGCCATGTGGGGATATTTTGCTTTTGCCTTAAAAAAATGAAGGTTGCCAGAAGAAGAGAGTGTGAGGGGAGCAACACTAGACAGACATGGAGGCAACATAGTTGTGTCATACATatttattcccagcactgtggagacagaagcagagggatgtctgtgagttcaaggccaccaagGTCTACAAAAATTGAATCAGTCTACAATAGAAATAGCCAAGGGGTGgtgactcatacctttaatcccagatctaaAGAGGTGGAGATGAAATGCTATGACTGGGCTGAGAGAGGAATGTAGGAAGACAGGAGTTCAGGTTCATTCTGAGGTGTCCTAGatacagcattcagtctgaggattcctgaagACAGGATCTTGTCCACTTTGGACTGATGATTTGATGGagataaaaggtctctctagtgactggctttTTTATTTCACTGATGTTTCACCATTCTCTCCAATATCtggctctgagtttttattaaaaagaccAAGTAGAGTCCGTGCtacaaaataaaccaaatcaGGTGATtaaaatgtgtgtctgtgagtgcatgtgtgtgtgtgtgtgtgtgtgtgtgtgtgtgtgtgtgtgtttgtaaatgaGTCAATAAAGATAGAGGATAATAAAAAAGGACCGAGAAATCATAGATAATCTGCCTCATTAGGGAGATTACAGGCATCGTGGAATCTACCCTTAGATGCAATCCCTTGAGAGGATTGGACTCAAGGTCAGATTGATCTAACAATCAAATCCTGGAATGAAAACCAGaggtataaatataaaaaaaattagagaatctCAGAAAGCAAGTGAAAGGGAGTGAGATTTACTGAAACATaaacaggggaagaaaagaatcctgtgttcacacacacacacacacacacacacacacacagagagagagagagagagagagagagagagagagagagattaaaatcAAAGTGTAAAATAATCAGAGGATAACCTTGGAAAGAAACAACCAACGACCCAAATAGGAAAATCCAAATGAAACTGTGTGGTGTGCCTATTCGTGGAAGCACCTGTTTAAACCTTAATGTACAGCTGGTTtgtagaaagagaagagagagggaggagatggcCACAAGGTGATGGAGCTATGACCACCAAGCCCACCAAGGAAAAGCGCTTGACTTAATGAGGTTCAGATCAGAAGCCTTGCTAGACCCATTAACCATAACTTGTTCATGCTGTGTGAGTAGGTGCAATGCCCTACTCATGGACACTATGCTTAACTTTACCACAGGTGAGCTCAGCTCGTTATCCCAGGAGGAATCAGAAGGACTTAAAGGGGCTCCCAGGTGGAAGGGATCACCCATAAGGGAGGCAGTGTTCTTGTACCAAGTCTGTGGACTTGGCATATattggaagcagaggaaggcatgaGAGctagggagtgggcatggctatcagacctgaaagtcagaaagggCGGGGCCATCTGAAGCAGCCTAGGCATTTGATTGGATCGTGGTGAGGAGGTGTGGCACAGCTACTACTTAAATGCAAGGGCAagcagaggtcaaaagaaggcCAGCTTACATGCAGGCGAGCACAGATACACTGTCCtctgacccagagaggccagCGAAGGCCCCAGACAGAGGGGTAGCCCAGTCAAACCTGCTGCTCTTGGGATCCCCCATGGGGTCCTCAGCAGTGGAGATGGAGTTTGCCCACCACCTGGAAACCCTGCTTAAGCTCCAGGAGCGCCTGTGCAGAGAGACAGAGCCCGAGAAACTCTACAAAACCCTGAAGGAACTCTCTTCTCAGCCCATCCTGTGTGACACCCTGGAGAAGATTGGCTTCAGGCAGACCATCAAGTGCTTGAGGAAAGAGCAGCTCCTGGTCCCCTTTGCCAAGGAATTTGCAACCCGGTGGTCAAGAAGGTCCCAGTTTGGGCCTCAGCCTGAGCCCGACACACAGAACTTTGCCATTCAGGTGGACCTCATGACAGAACCACCCAAAAATTCTCCAGAAGACGAGTCCCATAAGCCCAGGTctaaggaagacagagaaaatgggaGACAAGTCTCGGAGGTTTACAGTAGCAGTAAACACTCAAGTTCGGACCTAAGCCAGAGCCCAAACTCGACCCTAAGCTCGAGGCTGAGCCTAAGCAAACACACAAGCCctgatcaaaggacaacttgcagccCAAGGCTGGAGCCAAGAGGAAGCAAAAGGCCCAGCACATCTTGTGGGGAACCAGAGCTAGCTGCACAGAGCCAGGAGCAGGTAGCAAAGCGTCCCCGCGGAAGTGTAGAGGAGTTCAGGCAGCTCCAAGAGGAGAAGCTCCTCTCCAGCAAGTCAGATGCTGGACCAGCAAAGCAGTGCCTTTCTCCTCTGCAGAGAAAGAGCCCAGGACATTGGATTCTGAAAGATCACTCTACTGAGTCTTGCTCCAACTATGAcagctctccttcctctgctctgccCCTGCTGCAGCCTCCATGCAAAGGGAGAAGGGAATGTACCTGGACAGATGAAGCCCAGAGCCCTGCAGCAAAGGCGCCTCTAGACAAGTCTCACAGCAGCATGGAGCTAAATTGCCTTGAAGTGAGTGTGAGTCCCCTTCCAGAAGTGGCCTCCAGTTGCGAAGATGGCTCCCTCCTGGATGGCCTGGAGCAATATTATTTGCACACTGACCAAGAAGAACCAACTTGGGCAAGCAGGGTCAACTTCAGAACGCCAGTGTATTCGGGTCGCGCACCATCCAGGCTCCTCCAGAAATCCAAGCAAAGGCACCTTGCTGAGCCCTCTTGGCCCTTGAAAACTCAGAGCCAACCAGCTGGGGACAAAGCTGAACCCCGGCAGCAAGAAGAGACATCCCTGCCTCAGACTCATACTACCAAGGCAAATCCCACCCAGACTGAGACCCAGACACACCTCCAGCTGGAAAAGTCCCACGAGCTCAAGTTGCAAGCCCTGAAAGACCGCATCAAAAGCACACAAGCCAAGAAGCCACAAAGCCACCAAACCAAGATGCTCACCTTTGACGCCAATAATACCAACCCAGGACAGCAGACAGACTCTGGACAAGGAGGGGAGACCTCCTCTGACAATAACAGCCTCCCTGAAGACTCGGCCCCTAGCCACTTGCAGAAAGCTCCCCGCCTGCCTGCAAGAGGCAGCACCAAGACCCAGGCAAAGAAACGGACCCCTCTCATGGCCAAGGCCCTCAGGGATTACAAGAAGTACTCTAGCAGGTGAACCtaggatgctctctctctctactgGAATTCCTCACAGTCACTGTGCTGCAGTGACTGAGAGTGACTCCTATTCTGAGGCACCggaaattttctaattttctaccATTTACTCCCGGGATCCGTGCTCGAGCCATGGCAGCCCTCTTTCAAGACCCTGGACAGGCTTCCCTGCCTGTTCACTAAACCCACTTGTGATATTTGAGCACCAAAGAGTGCATAGACCTCACAGGCAAAAATACATGGGTTCCCAGGGGAAACACTCGTCTTTGGAATTTCTGTCCACTCAAACTCTTTCTATGGAGTCAAGTGGTGAGGACCTGGCCTGCAAAAACAAAGATTACCTAAACCTCAGGCCTTTACCTCCATCTTCCATTGTGATTTGGTTGCAGACTGACAAACTGAACCTCCTGAATAACACCTGCAGGGACTTCACAACCAATATGGATTTATGTTGATTCCAGCCCCACCTCAACCAACACAAGAGTGGCTGGTCCCTTCTGACAACTGTCTAATTCTTTGCCTGACACACTTGTCAGTGAACTTTCTTATATTGGACAtgacttcttttcttctgtttggacACTTGAGCATTTCCCCACTATTGATGTcaaattcctctctgtatgctaaaatatgttttattgacattgattaataaagaagctggcttggcctatggcagtgcagaaaatagccaagcaggaaatctgaacagagatagagaagaggtggagtcagagagactccatgtaACTCCCAAAGGTGTAAGGCTCCTGAACCTTACCTGTGGACCATTGTCTCCTGGTgtcacacagattaataaagatgaattatttaaaatataagaatgcTGTGTGTGTTAGCATATGTGTTTATTTAAGTACATAAAGAACGAAGGGTAGTTTAAAATGGTCAAAGAGATCTTAGACATTCTATCTCATTAGGAAAAGAGAATAGGAGTTGTGAAAACCTCCCTAATAATCAATCTCTTGAGAGTTCCTGTATTCAGTTTCACAGAATCGAAGCAAGCAAAACCTGGAGAGAAAAGTAGAGGTGTGTGTACTAGCTGATTAAATTTGTTTGAGAATTCCAGAAAGAAAGTGAGGTGGAGAAGCATGTGTTTTAAATTCTCTTGCTTTAATAAATGAAggttgtctgaagatcagagtgtggagatGGCCACACTAAATAGTCACAAAAAACAGGCAGTAGTAACACACATTTATTCCCAGTACtatggagaaacagaggcagattgATGGCTTTGAATTCAAGGTCACCATGGCCTACATAAGATCGAATCAGTCTAAAAGATAAACAGACAGGTGTGTGGTAGCTcaccatttaatcccagcactctggataacagaggcaggaggatgtctctGTGTACAAGGTCACCATGGCCTATACAAGATTGAattagtctaaaagagaaacagccagggcgtgctggctcacacctttaatcccagcattaaggagtggaaatgagaaaagatgattgggcttagagaggaatataagacaggaggagacagaagctcaggtTCAGCCTGAGGTTTCCTACAGACAGCAATCAGTCTAAGGATTCCTGAAGAGAggattttgattattttggccTGAGGATTTGTTAGacgtaaaaggtctctctagtgactgcctactttatttttctgacttttcagTATTCACCCTAATAtgtgactctgagtttttattaagaaGACCAAacagaattcatgctacaaaatATACAGAGTCAGGGAAGAAAaggatagtctctctctctctttctttctctctctctctctctctctctctctctctctctctctctctctctctctctctctctctgtgtgtgtgtgtattttttctaCGTTTTTGTTAATGAgtcaataaagaaaggaagacaataaAAAAGCCAAGACATTCCAGTAAGGCCAACTTTTGAGTTGAAGATTCCAGTCATTGTGGAATTCACCCTTATATCCAACTCCTTAATCAAACCTGGATTCAAGATTACATTGTTTCAGAAATCTAAGCCTAGAAAGACAGCCAGAGGTCTGGGTACCAGCTCATAAAATACTTCAGAGaatcagtggtggtgcacgcctctaatcccagcattcagaggcagaggcaggcagatctctgagttcgaggccagcatggtctaaaagagctagttccaggacaggctccaaagctacagagtaaccctgtcttgaaaaactataaaaattttaCAGAATCCCAGAAAGGAAGTCAAGGGCTATAAGATTTACCAAAACAGGAGAAGTAAAGGGTGTTGGACTCTAGTGTCCAAACACTGAGGAGGAatcacccccagagaccacctctcacaccacagcagatgcaaaagcatgaggattttattaattctatcatgacagggtccctcagcattcgggaagctgAGAGACCCCGAATAGCTGgaacaggctacttttaaaggaaaagaccacagaagcaaggggggttgttctttgactattatggttggcttattcgaaagggctatttaccaataattggctgaagagctgttgccagatcagatgaggtaggAGGTCATTTTGATCCCATTttccaggggactgaatcaaatcATACGTGTATGGGTAATTGTttaggaactgagtcaacatcttaaagattatcttgccccaatttctggagaacatacgtgcatgtgtagctgttaggtccttggttcccaggggggAAGGGGGCAGCATTACTGCTGAGATTAAGAGGgctcagaattgtcagaaatggcttcagaattgacTTAAAGTTTTACAAgggcagctgggcggtggtggcgcacgcctttaatccctgcactagggaggcagaggcaggcggatctctgagttcgaggccagcctggtctacaagaactagttccaggacaggctctagaaactacagggaaaccatgtctcaaaaaaccaaaaaaaaaaaaagttttacaagggtactttgtgtgtgtgtgtgtgtgtgtgtgtgtgtgtttgtgtgtgagagagtgattAATTCTATAGAGAAAGGAATGTACTTACAAAAGAGCCAAGTGACCCCAGATATTCTATGTCATAGGAGAAGTGAACTGGCATTGTGGAATTCGCCATTAGAACCAGTCTTGGTGTTCCTGGGTTCAGAATCTTTGTGTTCCAGCAAGCAAAAGCTGGAGGGAAACCACATTTGTGGGTACtagcttaaaaattattttgagaatcaTAGAAAGAAGGTGTAGGGAAGACAGTTATACTGAATGGTGGGAAGAATTATCCTGTGTGTGTGAGTCACCCAGAAACTCTCTGCAAGGAGAGTCTCATGAGGCTGTGTTGTGGGAGCAAGAAGATAGGATAGAGGACTCCAAgggcagcagtagcagcaagcACCCCTGTCCTGGGCTAAGCCTCAGCTGGAGCCTATCACACATGGAAGAACAGACCAAAGGGCAACTTGCAATCCTAGGCTAGAggtaagaggaagcagaaagtgaagaGGATCTTTTGGGGCCTTGTTTCTTCTAGCTGCAAAGAGCCACGGTCAGGTAGCAAAGACCCAAGGAAGTTTGGGGGAACCCTGGTGACTCCAAGGGGCAAAGCTTCTCTGCAGCAAGTCAGATGCTGGGCTAAAAAAGCAAAGCCTGTTTTCCTTGAGGGGAAAGTGTGGAGATCTCTGTGTACAGGAAAGACACATGACTGGAACTACTGAGGCTTTCCTCAAGTAAGACagctctccttcttcctctgctctgtCACTGTCGGTGCCTTCATGTAAAAGAAAAGCACCAGGAAAGCTGAGGTCCAGCGACCTGGAGCAAAGATGCTTTGGGGCAATTGTGAAAGTCGCAAGGTTCAGAATTGCACTGCTGTAAGTCCTCATCCAGAAGTGGCCTCCAGTTGCCAAGCTGCTTCTCCCTGGATGTCCAGGATCACTCTTCATTTCATACTGGCCAAGCATACTCAGCATGGCCGAGCAAATGCTAATCTACTAGGGTACTGCAACTGCTGGGCTGTTGCAGGAGCtttttctgctccttcagccaatagcctttaagataccagcccattggtgCGTGGTCTCTTATATGATAAAAAGCAGCAGGAACTGGGTGCTCTCTCTTGCTTCTAGCTCCCCTTCCGATGGCTAGACTAGCTGTTTTCTCTTTGCTAcgagaggactgttgtttgggacATTGATTTGTTAGAATTTCTactcaaataaataactttttattataccTTGTAGAAGGAGGACTGGGTGCTGTCCCACCatccagctagcttaacccctgaaataaccacacagaaattgtattaattaaatcactgcctggtctattaTATCTatcctcttcttggccaactctcacatcttgatctaacccatttctattaatctgtgttcaccatgaggtcgtggcttactgggaaggatttTAACCAGTGTCATTCTCAGGCAGGAGTTTCAtgacatctgccacactgcccttcttcccagcatacaTTTCTGTCTACTCTTcccacctaagtgctgccctagcaaaaggccaagacagtttctttattcaaccaatgaaagcaacacatagaagaacctcctacatcaaTCCTTAgttcttaactggtgtgggattgttttgcgtCTTCATCTGGTGCCCTACATTTAGGTTTAGAACCCCTAGCTCTACTGTTGGCTGCCAGTCTGGTTCAGCATGAGCCTTCCCTCACCAAGCTGTGGCCTGTGAGTGGAGCCAGCAGTTTAATATAGAATCTTACACAGAGGCTTTTCAATGAAACagccacagtttttttttccccctttacaGGCCTTGGTTTGGTTTCAAGTACCTAGGCACCCTACTGTTTGCCTCCCACTGCAGACATTTCGGTTAAAAGTGGGCTTCCCCTGTCTGAGCCAGGTGTTCTGTGATGTTCTaacattttgtttgcatttgcctATTCCGTTGCTCTAGACATCCAGAGagcacagtctgtgatttatctTTTAGCATTCTGCTCTAAATTCAGATTTCAGACTGGGCACAGGTGAATTCACATGCACTCCTATGCTCCTCTGGATTAGTTTTGTAGGTGGCCCACAACACCTGCTGGCAGGTTATGGTTATTGTACCTAATACAGCTAACtgaaccacaggtaagatttaataTCCTAAGTATAGAGCATAAGTTGCTAATTTAAAAGGACAATATGTCAGACAATCTAACCATGCAAGGTTTAAATAGCCTCTTTACTTACACCATGTGCGAGGTTTTACAAGACTTATATGATGTCTCTTCTACATAGCTATTTTTGTTTCTGGGGATTAGTCTTCtactcaatattttttctttaaaaaatggtttgacAATAGGGCAAGGGATGAAGCATTTTTTAGAAAATGTACAGTCTTTTCAGACTGAAACCACACTTCTCAGGAAAgaggttggaaatctgaagaaggaTACAGccaatttaactaacaaaactTAGTCTACTGAGATACTTTTAGAAATGGCACAGACtgatagtaatttatttaaaggaaatttaCCACTCTAGAGAAGGAAACAACCAATTTGAAACATAAAACCCAACCAATGGCAGTGGGTgttgaaacattatttgagagaattctCACTGTTGAATGTCTTAATCGGACTCTGTCAAAGAGGTTTGACAGATTGATTGGTAGGATGTCTCTCCAGGAAGTTAATATGCATACTATAAAAGATTATgttcaaggatgagacattatctttactggacagactTTATACTTTCAAATCCTCTATGAGGGTTTTAGAGCAGAACACTACAAAGGAAACCCAGACATTAcaaaaggcaatggtaaacagatttgaaaaaattgaggaaattattgtatttgatgaccaggaacaaaaggtaaaaaggcaaaatttaacctcGTCAGTATGTAAAGATCTCCAGGTTAGCTTCCCCAGAgtcctgcctgcctttccagtaaaaacatcagaaaaaataTCTGGCTCCAAGTACCCTAAGGTTGTCAAGGAATATAAATGGGAGCCTATACGTAtgagtgatctaaaagaaattaaccaAGCAATTGTAGCTTATGAACTATATTTGTCCTTTGttaaggaaatggtcaaaacATGGGCTTTCAGTAGCAAAGCTATGCCTCAAGATTGggctcagttaatctcagcagtcctagaaagtgGACCAcaattgttttggggtttttcttaaaagaggaagtgttgtgggagggtcttctgttttaataaagaaactgccttggccagcccttaggtgggtggaatagacagaacaggaaaaaggaagtgaggtagatggctcagacagttgccccgcctctcctctctggggcagactgctgtgcctctcctcagggagagagatgcgatgaagccagccaccaggtcagacgtgctgaatcctttccggtaagacaccattcgtggtgttacacagattattagatatgggttagtcaagatgtgagtaataggcaaggcagtgtttaaaagaacacagtttccatgtaattattttgggtaaagctatccAAGAAGAGCTTTAGGAAGcaagaattttagagcaacaagaaaaagcaaagggaTTTGAGATTttcctagatcaaattctaggtgaaggtcTTTACTCTGATCCTTGGGATCAAGTtctttatgatgaccacaccttgtccctatctaccacagcagctttaaaggctttggacaggattcaggaaccgTAAAACAGAGTTTAATCAtatcttagggttaaacagggttaGAGACAAATTTTAGTGACATTTTGAAAAGACTGActagggctgtacaaataggggtaactgacccagaagctatatgtataataattgaatctttggcttatgataATGCCAACATTTAGTGCAACTGGAttcttgggcctttaaagatcagatcagcacccttggatgaatgggtcttgaaTACAATGAAGGTTGAGACACTTGACTCTGATACTGTAgcatgggtaggagaagcaatttccagtGGTAAGAGACATCAGAATACCAGATCTTTGAATTGTCATAGAATGAGACATCTGAAATGGGATTGTAGACAACGGATTCCTAGGAATAATTCCTCTTCtggaataggaggactcagcctccAGGTATATGTAAGAGGTGTGGCATAGGTCAACATTGGACCgatgaatgtaggtcaatgacagatagacaaggcaacccgatatCATCAAAAAATGCCCtggaggggcctctcacaggacCCCATGATGAATGCGGTCCAGTctttcccagttactgtggagaatgtGTCTTGCCacgaaaattaaaaaaattaatgcctGCTGTAAAAAGCAATACTGGTATGAATGATGGGTTAAATTTGGAGGGGGAgccaaaaactccagtaggacagagtaaacgtatattttggtagacttttataaatgatcgaagaccaaagctaagagtttatataaatggcatttttattgaagttctttcttcctttctccctatccttctttctttctctccttctttcttccttcttctttctttctttctttctttctttctttctttctttctttccttccttttggtttCTAAGAGCTTTTTGTGACAGAATTCATGAATAAGTGCACCATGTAGATGATTTTTCATTCTGTTGCcaaaaaatatgtaaattctacagaaagaaaagagtctATGTGTAGAAAGCTTTTTAGAAATTCCATTGCTATGCTGCTTTGGATAGAGATCAAAGAAGGAATTTGTAATAAGAACCTTATACTGCATATTCATTGATGGAAATTCTACAAGCTCTGAGAAAATAGTACAAGTAATAGTTGTACTATCATTTTAATCTGTATTCTaatcagagaagagaaaagaagaaaagcaaagtaaaatggaaaaaatacacCAGGAAATTCAGGAGTGAGAATTATTACAGAATTATAATCTTATATGTATAA containing:
- the LOC119811603 gene encoding elongin-A3 member D-like produces the protein MQGQAEVKRRPAYMQASTDTLSSDPERPAKAPDRGVAQSNLLLLGSPMGSSAVEMEFAHHLETLLKLQERLCRETEPEKLYKTLKELSSQPILCDTLEKIGFRQTIKCLRKEQLLVPFAKEFATRWSRRSQFGPQPEPDTQNFAIQVDLMTEPPKNSPEDESHKPRSKEDRENGRQVSEVYSSSKHSSSDLSQSPNSTLSSRLSLSKHTSPDQRTTCSPRLEPRGSKRPSTSCGEPELAAQSQEQVAKRPRGSVEEFRQLQEEKLLSSKSDAGPAKQCLSPLQRKSPGHWILKDHSTESCSNYDSSPSSALPLLQPPCKGRRECTWTDEAQSPAAKAPLDKSHSSMELNCLEVSVSPLPEVASSCEDGSLLDGLEQYYLHTDQEEPTWASRVNFRTPVYSGRAPSRLLQKSKQRHLAEPSWPLKTQSQPAGDKAEPRQQEETSLPQTHTTKANPTQTETQTHLQLEKSHELKLQALKDRIKSTQAKKPQSHQTKMLTFDANNTNPGQQTDSGQGGETSSDNNSLPEDSAPSHLQKAPRLPARGSTKTQAKKRTPLMAKALRDYKKYSSR